One genomic region from Streptomyces sp. NBC_01431 encodes:
- a CDS encoding DUF4097 family beta strand repeat-containing protein, with protein MALHRRTALLAACGAGLLAFALTGCGSADAADAPVEHKNFPFAGKTLTIEADDSTVVVTPADVPDVEVARQVNGWVAFGSGPDASWGLKNGTLSLTVKCGGLISNCGARHEVKVPRGVAVTVTSDNGRVEAAGFATPLKITSDNGRVSVKDSSGPLDLTAQDGRIEGEGLLSKTVRAGSDNGRVELAFAVVPDSVQATSDDGRVDLSVPKGTYKVDARADSGRVGVAVDRSDSSTHVLTARSDNGRVTVRSNPK; from the coding sequence ATGGCACTTCACCGGCGCACCGCGCTGCTCGCCGCCTGTGGGGCGGGGCTGCTCGCGTTCGCTCTCACCGGGTGCGGGAGCGCGGACGCGGCGGACGCGCCCGTCGAGCACAAGAACTTCCCCTTCGCCGGGAAGACCCTGACCATCGAGGCCGACGATTCGACCGTGGTCGTGACGCCCGCCGACGTGCCGGACGTCGAGGTCGCGCGGCAGGTGAACGGGTGGGTCGCGTTCGGTAGCGGGCCGGACGCGAGCTGGGGCCTCAAGAACGGCACGCTGAGCCTCACCGTCAAGTGCGGCGGGTTGATCAGCAACTGCGGTGCCCGGCACGAGGTGAAGGTGCCGCGCGGTGTGGCGGTGACCGTCACCAGCGACAACGGCCGGGTCGAAGCCGCCGGCTTCGCCACCCCGCTGAAGATCACCTCCGACAACGGCCGGGTGAGCGTCAAGGATTCCTCGGGCCCCCTGGACCTCACCGCGCAGGACGGGCGGATCGAAGGCGAGGGGCTCTTGTCGAAGACCGTGCGGGCCGGTTCGGACAACGGCCGGGTGGAGCTCGCGTTCGCGGTCGTGCCGGACAGCGTGCAGGCCACGAGCGACGACGGCCGGGTCGACCTGTCCGTACCGAAGGGCACGTACAAGGTCGACGCCCGCGCGGACAGCGGCCGGGTCGGTGTCGCGGTGGACCGCTCCGATTCCAGTACGCACGTGCTGACCGCGCGCAGCGACAACGGCCGGGTCACCGTGCGGAGCAACCCGAAGTGA
- a CDS encoding DUF1990 family protein encodes MIGKRSLRTVYARACAAEPSYAEVGATAGPVLPAGYRVFRRRVLVGRGPEAFERAGAYVLSWGVQSGAGFGVFPRTPAVPGATALVLLRIPVLPWPRLAIPCRVVWTVRAADRIGFAYGTLPGHPECGEESFVVGRDADGLVWFEVAAFSRPASWYARLGGPLTRLLQDLATRRYLRSVAEAVRRGAPAAPAR; translated from the coding sequence ATGATCGGCAAGCGGAGTCTGCGGACGGTGTACGCGCGGGCCTGTGCGGCGGAGCCCAGTTACGCGGAGGTCGGCGCCACCGCCGGCCCGGTGCTGCCCGCCGGATACCGGGTGTTCCGGCGGAGGGTACTGGTGGGGCGCGGGCCCGAGGCGTTCGAGCGGGCCGGGGCGTACGTGCTGTCCTGGGGCGTGCAGTCCGGCGCCGGGTTCGGGGTGTTTCCCCGTACCCCCGCCGTGCCCGGCGCGACCGCGCTCGTCCTGCTGCGGATTCCGGTGCTGCCCTGGCCGCGGCTGGCGATCCCGTGCCGGGTCGTGTGGACCGTACGCGCCGCCGATCGCATCGGATTCGCCTACGGCACGCTGCCCGGTCACCCCGAGTGCGGGGAGGAGTCGTTCGTCGTGGGGCGCGACGCCGACGGCCTCGTGTGGTTCGAGGTCGCGGCGTTCTCGCGGCCCGCCAGCTGGTACGCCCGGCTCGGCGGCCCCCTCACCCGCCTCCTCCAGGACCTGGCGACGCGGAGGTACCTGCGCTCGGTGGCCGAGGCTGTGCGGCGGGGCGCTCCCGCCGCTCCCGCGCGGTGA
- the corA gene encoding magnesium/cobalt transporter CorA produces MMRNLRRAVRRAYRRTVDLSHPARSPLGSAVVNSAVYAGGVRQQDDCPLDEALRRVRKLGDGAFVWIGLHEPDQEEFAGLAELFGLHPLAVEDAVTAHQRPKVVPYDDVLFSVFKTCRYVEHEELTASSEVVDTGELTVFTGADFVITVRHGGHGSLGPLREALEQAPEQLAKGPSAVLHAIADHVVDEYLAVADAMQNDMDAVETAVFTDNAGRGDAGRIYQLKRELLELKRAVAPLDRPLQKLAGEEMPSVAAGIRPYFRDVADHLLRTTEQITAFDGLLDSILQAHLAQVTVAQNEDMRKITAWAAIVAVPTMVCGIYGMNFDNMPELHWKYGYFMALGLMAVACFAIYRGFRRNGWL; encoded by the coding sequence ATGATGCGGAACCTGCGCAGGGCGGTGCGGCGCGCCTACCGGCGCACCGTCGACCTCAGCCACCCGGCCCGGTCGCCGCTGGGCAGTGCCGTCGTCAACAGTGCCGTGTACGCCGGCGGAGTACGGCAGCAGGACGACTGCCCGCTGGACGAGGCGCTGCGGCGGGTGCGGAAGCTGGGAGACGGGGCGTTCGTCTGGATCGGGCTGCACGAGCCGGACCAGGAGGAGTTCGCCGGGCTCGCCGAACTGTTCGGGCTGCACCCGCTGGCCGTCGAGGACGCCGTGACCGCGCACCAGCGCCCGAAGGTCGTCCCGTACGACGACGTCCTGTTCTCCGTCTTCAAGACGTGCCGGTACGTCGAGCACGAGGAGCTCACCGCCAGCAGCGAGGTGGTCGACACCGGCGAACTGACGGTGTTCACCGGCGCCGATTTCGTCATCACCGTGCGCCACGGCGGGCACGGCTCGCTCGGGCCGCTGCGCGAAGCCCTGGAGCAGGCCCCCGAGCAGCTGGCCAAGGGCCCCTCGGCGGTGCTGCACGCGATCGCCGACCACGTCGTCGACGAGTACCTGGCCGTCGCCGACGCCATGCAGAACGACATGGACGCGGTGGAGACGGCCGTCTTCACGGACAACGCCGGGCGCGGCGACGCCGGACGGATCTACCAGCTCAAGCGCGAACTCCTCGAACTCAAGCGGGCGGTGGCCCCCCTCGACCGGCCCCTACAGAAGCTGGCCGGCGAGGAGATGCCCTCCGTCGCCGCCGGAATACGGCCCTACTTCCGGGACGTCGCCGACCATCTGCTGCGCACCACCGAGCAGATCACCGCCTTCGACGGGCTGCTCGACTCCATCCTGCAGGCCCACCTCGCGCAGGTCACCGTCGCCCAGAACGAGGACATGCGGAAGATCACCGCGTGGGCGGCCATCGTCGCCGTACCCACCATGGTGTGCGGCATCTACGGGATGAACTTCGACAACATGCCCGAACTGCACTGGAAGTATGGCTACTTCATGGCACTCGGGCTGATGGCGGTGGCCTGCTTCGCCATCTATCGGGGGTTCAGGCGCAACGGCTGGCTGTAG